A part of Fusarium graminearum PH-1 chromosome 3, whole genome shotgun sequence genomic DNA contains:
- a CDS encoding glycerol-3-phosphate dehydrogenase — translation MASLGAPSKKHKVTIVGSGNWGSTIAKIVAENTRAHKELFEEDVQMWVYEENVTIPKESKLYDEANGDAPQKLTEVINKHHENVKYLPGIPLPTNLIANPDIRDAVKDSSILVFNLPHQFIANVCKQINGHILPFARGISCIKGVNVTDTDISLFSEWIGDGLGIYCGALSGANLAREIAEEKWSETTIAYDPPALDNSRAPTPRSGSPNPTMGELPEAHHKDVRGRTSKTKLTAMPAEYPPLDQHCFRTLFHRPYFHVQMVSDVAGVSLSGALKNVVALAAGFVDGRGWGDNAKAAIMRVGLMEMVKFGKEFFGETVHTATFTESSAGVADLITSCSGGRNFRCAKMAVQKGISVQEVEKQELNGQKIQGTTTAEEVNSFLKARGLESEYPLFTAVNAILNGEAQVDDIPTLIQDS, via the exons ATGGCGAGCTTGGGCGCTCCTTCAAAGAAGCACAAGGTGACCATTGTGGGATCCGGCAACTG GGGCTCAACTATTGCCAAGATAGTTGCTGAAAACACCCGCGCACACAAGGAACTCTTCGAGGAAGATGTCCAGATGTGGGTCTACGAGGAGAACGTAACAATTCCCAAGGAGTCTAAACTCTATGACGAAGCCAACGGCGATGCACCCCAAAAACTCACAGAGgtcatcaacaagcaccACGAGAACGTCAAGTACCTACCGGGCATTCCTCTGCCCACAAAcctcatcgccaaccccGACATCCGCGACGCTGTCAAGGACTCCTCCATCCTTGTTTTCAACCTGCCCCACCAGTTTATCGCAAACGTCTGCAAGCAGATCAACGGACATATTCTCCCCTTTGCTCGAGGAATCAGCTGTATCAAGGGTGTTAATGTTACTGACACAGACATTAGCTTGTTCAGCGAGTGGATTGGCGATGGACTAGGTATCTACTGTGGTGCCCTCAGTGGTGCTAACCTGGCTCGAGAAATTGCCGAGGAGAAGTGGTCAGAGACAACCATCGCTTATGATCCTCCTGCTCTTGATAACAGCAGAGCTCCCACACCTCGATCCGGTAGCCCCAACCCAACAATGGGTGAGCTCCCTGAAGCCCATCACAAGGACGTTCGTGGTCGaacatccaagacaaagttGACCGCCATGCCCGCTGAGTACCCTCCTCTGGACCAGCACTGCTTCCGAACGCTGTTCCACCGACCTTACTTCCACGTTCAGATGGTTTCCGACGTCGCTGGTGTATCCCTGAGCGGTGCGTTGAAGAACGTCGTTGCTTTGGCAGCTGGTTTCGTCGATGGCCGAGGCTGGGGTGACAATGCCAAGGCAGCCATCATGCGTGTTGGACTTATGGAGATGGTCAAGTTTGGCAAGGAGTTCTTTGGTGAGACTGTCCACACCGCCACCTTTACAGAGTCATCTGCTGGTGTTGCCGATCTGATCACATCCTGTTCCGGAGGCCGTAACTTCCGATGTGCCAAGATGGCTGTCCAAAAGGGCATTAGCGTTCAAGAAGTCGAGAAGCAGGAGCTCAATGGTCAAAAGATCCAGGGTACAACCACCGCCGAGGAGGTGAACAGTTTCCTCAAGGCTCGAGGTCTCGAGTCGGAGTATCCTCTGTTCACAGCCGTCAACGCCATTTTGAACGGCGAGGCGCAGGTGGACGATATTCCTACTCTTATCCAGGATTCTTGA